A part of Neoarius graeffei isolate fNeoGra1 chromosome 22, fNeoGra1.pri, whole genome shotgun sequence genomic DNA contains:
- the map2k4a gene encoding dual specificity mitogen-activated protein kinase kinase 4a isoform X5, translating into MFNLSGAAQSKRKVLKLDFANPSIKSATRFNLSTAGPPFQNPHIERLRTHSIESSGKLKISPEQHCDFTAEDLKDLGEIGRGAYGSVNKMAYKPSGQIMAVKRIRSTVDEKEQKQLLMDLDVVMRSSDCPYIVQFYGALFREGDCWICMELMSTSLDKFYKYVYSTLEDVIPEEILGKITLATVKALNHLKENLKIIHRDIKPSNILLDRSGNIKLCDFGISGQLVDSIAKTRDAGCRPYMAPERIDPSASRQGYDVRSDVWSLGITLYELATGRFPYPKWNSVFDQLTQVVKGDPPQLSNSEERQFSPKFINFVNLCLTKDESKRPKYRELLKHPFILMYEERTVDVASYVCRILDQMPASPSSPMNMD; encoded by the exons GTAAACGTAAAGTACTGAAGTTAGATTTTGCCAATCCGTCAATCAAATCAGCCACCAGATTCAACCTCAGCACTGCGGGACCGCCCTTCCAGAACCCTCACAT agaacgTTTGCGCACACACAGTATTGAATCATCAGGAAAGTTAAAGATTTCTCCAGAGCAGCACTGTGACTTCACTGCGGAGGACCTGAAGGACCTGGGGGAGATTGGCCGAGGAGCATACGGCTCCGTCAACAAGATGGCGTACAAACCTAGCGGACAGATCATGGCTGTAAAG aggatCAGGTCGACGGTGGATGAGAAGGAGCAGAAGCAGTTGCTGATGGATCTGGACGTGGTGATGAGGAGCAGTGACTGTCCCTACATTGTCCAGTTCTACGGAGCGCTTTTCAGAGAG GGCGACTGTTGGATATGTATGGAACTCATGTCTACCTCTCTCGACAAATTCTATAAATATGTCTATTCCACGTTGGAGGATGTGATCCCTGAGGAGATCTTGGGCAAAATTACACTCGCT ACTGTGAAAGCACTTAACCACTTAAAGGAAAACTTGAAAATAATTCACAGAG ACATTAAGCCGTCGAACATCCTGTTGGACAGGAGCGGGAACATTAAGCTGTGTGATTTCGGGATCAGCGGACAGCTCGTCGACTCCATCGCCAAGACCCGAGACGCAGGCTGCAGGCCGTACATGGCA ccggaGAGAATAGACCCCAGTGCTTCCCGACAGGGTTATGATGTACGCTCAGATGTTTGGAGTTTGGGAATCACACTG tacgAGTTGGCGACGGGTCGGTTTCCGTACCCGAAGTGGAACAGTGTGTTTGATCAGCTCACACAGGTGGTGAAAGGAGATCCTCCACAACTCAGCAACTCTGAGGAGAGACAGTTCTCCCCCAAATTCATCAACTTCGTCAACctgtg CCTTACAAAGGACGAGTCGAAAAGGCCAAAGTACCGAGAGCTCCTG AAACACCCGTTCATCCTGATGTACGAGGAGCGCACTGTGGACGTGGCCAGCTATGTGTGCAGGATCCTGGACCAGATGCCGGCGTCCCCCAGCTCCCCCATGAACATGGactaa
- the map2k4a gene encoding dual specificity mitogen-activated protein kinase kinase 4a isoform X4, with the protein MPRMTLDHGFQFNLSGAAQSKRKVLKLDFANPSIKSATRFNLSTAGPPFQNPHIERLRTHSIESSGKLKISPEQHCDFTAEDLKDLGEIGRGAYGSVNKMAYKPSGQIMAVKRIRSTVDEKEQKQLLMDLDVVMRSSDCPYIVQFYGALFREGDCWICMELMSTSLDKFYKYVYSTLEDVIPEEILGKITLATVKALNHLKENLKIIHRDIKPSNILLDRSGNIKLCDFGISGQLVDSIAKTRDAGCRPYMAPERIDPSASRQGYDVRSDVWSLGITLYELATGRFPYPKWNSVFDQLTQVVKGDPPQLSNSEERQFSPKFINFVNLCLTKDESKRPKYRELLKHPFILMYEERTVDVASYVCRILDQMPASPSSPMNMD; encoded by the exons GTAAACGTAAAGTACTGAAGTTAGATTTTGCCAATCCGTCAATCAAATCAGCCACCAGATTCAACCTCAGCACTGCGGGACCGCCCTTCCAGAACCCTCACAT agaacgTTTGCGCACACACAGTATTGAATCATCAGGAAAGTTAAAGATTTCTCCAGAGCAGCACTGTGACTTCACTGCGGAGGACCTGAAGGACCTGGGGGAGATTGGCCGAGGAGCATACGGCTCCGTCAACAAGATGGCGTACAAACCTAGCGGACAGATCATGGCTGTAAAG aggatCAGGTCGACGGTGGATGAGAAGGAGCAGAAGCAGTTGCTGATGGATCTGGACGTGGTGATGAGGAGCAGTGACTGTCCCTACATTGTCCAGTTCTACGGAGCGCTTTTCAGAGAG GGCGACTGTTGGATATGTATGGAACTCATGTCTACCTCTCTCGACAAATTCTATAAATATGTCTATTCCACGTTGGAGGATGTGATCCCTGAGGAGATCTTGGGCAAAATTACACTCGCT ACTGTGAAAGCACTTAACCACTTAAAGGAAAACTTGAAAATAATTCACAGAG ACATTAAGCCGTCGAACATCCTGTTGGACAGGAGCGGGAACATTAAGCTGTGTGATTTCGGGATCAGCGGACAGCTCGTCGACTCCATCGCCAAGACCCGAGACGCAGGCTGCAGGCCGTACATGGCA ccggaGAGAATAGACCCCAGTGCTTCCCGACAGGGTTATGATGTACGCTCAGATGTTTGGAGTTTGGGAATCACACTG tacgAGTTGGCGACGGGTCGGTTTCCGTACCCGAAGTGGAACAGTGTGTTTGATCAGCTCACACAGGTGGTGAAAGGAGATCCTCCACAACTCAGCAACTCTGAGGAGAGACAGTTCTCCCCCAAATTCATCAACTTCGTCAACctgtg CCTTACAAAGGACGAGTCGAAAAGGCCAAAGTACCGAGAGCTCCTG AAACACCCGTTCATCCTGATGTACGAGGAGCGCACTGTGGACGTGGCCAGCTATGTGTGCAGGATCCTGGACCAGATGCCGGCGTCCCCCAGCTCCCCCATGAACATGGactaa